The following are encoded together in the Pseudoalteromonas piscicida genome:
- a CDS encoding fibrinogen-like YCDxxxxGGGW domain-containing protein, producing MLKKTLLTSCILAGTSANAFNLAEYTVTDQHIVIAKTQKQVLVTGVASLNDAEPGNVMVSDNGNGSVSVRFAEWDYLDGGHQGETISTFTLEKGRYEMADGSIWEVGSIVLGTSEKEFRFTQQLPQVPYLFLSGQSDTNQSSYVARASNVNQLGFSAYVQYQEQPVAGRATTQQTVAYLAIYAPSKEGTLDSGQAYYVDQVVMDHTGTTFKQHELTLSEEQSKDTELTHIEEVINVLTIDGHLFAQDVTSYGSDTVNIRANKEAITLPSPYYTSCNELLQNEPQSPSGFYILDQDGNDIMPEFTTYCNMDEQGEAGHWLACVEWLVITMLTVTRRWMVGLKQHKISRVLMQTTI from the coding sequence ATGTTAAAGAAAACTCTACTTACGAGCTGTATCCTTGCTGGTACTTCTGCTAATGCATTTAATCTGGCTGAGTATACCGTAACAGATCAACATATTGTGATTGCTAAAACTCAAAAGCAGGTGCTAGTTACTGGTGTTGCAAGTTTAAATGATGCTGAGCCTGGTAACGTGATGGTCTCAGATAATGGAAATGGCTCTGTGTCGGTACGATTTGCAGAGTGGGATTATTTGGATGGGGGCCATCAAGGGGAGACTATATCTACGTTCACGCTAGAGAAAGGCCGTTACGAAATGGCGGATGGCTCAATATGGGAAGTTGGCAGTATTGTACTGGGGACTTCTGAAAAAGAGTTCCGTTTCACGCAGCAATTGCCACAGGTGCCTTATCTATTTTTGAGTGGTCAAAGTGATACTAATCAGTCTTCTTATGTTGCTCGTGCGAGTAATGTTAATCAGCTAGGTTTCAGTGCTTACGTACAGTACCAAGAGCAACCAGTTGCAGGTCGTGCTACTACACAACAGACAGTCGCATATTTGGCTATCTATGCACCAAGTAAGGAAGGGACGCTTGATTCAGGTCAGGCATATTATGTAGATCAAGTTGTTATGGACCACACTGGTACGACATTTAAACAACACGAGCTTACCCTATCCGAAGAGCAATCAAAAGACACCGAGCTAACACACATTGAGGAAGTCATCAACGTACTAACGATAGACGGTCACTTGTTTGCCCAAGACGTGACTTCATATGGCTCAGATACTGTAAATATTCGAGCAAATAAAGAAGCTATTACTTTACCAAGCCCTTACTATACAAGTTGTAATGAGTTACTACAAAATGAACCACAGTCTCCATCAGGGTTCTATATCCTTGATCAAGACGGCAACGATATCATGCCAGAGTTCACAACTTATTGTAATATGGATGAACAGGGGGAGGCTGGACACTGGTTGGCTTGCGTCGAGTGGTTGGTTATAACTATGCTAACAGTAACACGACGCTGGATGGTTGGTTTGAAGCAACACAAAATATCACGAGTTTTGATGCAAACTACCATCTGA
- a CDS encoding sigma-54-dependent transcriptional regulator → MSVLVIDDNPDVIQAIKVLLLLNDIPCEGVTSPQLGLEKVRSKQFDLVIQDMNFTRDTTSGAEGKALYKAIRDLEPDLPIILLTAWTNLEMAVELIKDGAADYLAKPWKDHKLVTSVKNLLEMRELQEQVSSAANQRNARLQKLKAQYDLCGVVVADPAMLSLLEMATQVAHSDAPILITGPNGAGKEKIAEIVQANSSYKNQPFIKVNAGAIPADLIEAELFGVESGAYTGAQKSRAGRFEAADGGTLFLDEIGNLSLAGQQKLLRVLQSGEFERVGSTVTRRVNVRVISATNSNLPEAIRAGTFREDLYYRINMIELKLPPLSERKEDITVLVDHFLPSNKSLSNAAMKQLKHHTWPGNVRELENTIGRAVLLSPGQEIECAHLAIQTPQHEEPLEYTQADIEAALDSADGVVSKAARKLGLSRQALYRRMEKFGLK, encoded by the coding sequence ATGAGTGTATTGGTAATTGACGATAATCCGGATGTAATTCAAGCCATTAAAGTCCTTTTGTTGCTCAATGATATTCCGTGTGAAGGTGTTACCTCTCCGCAACTGGGTCTAGAGAAGGTGCGTAGCAAACAGTTCGACTTAGTTATTCAAGATATGAACTTTACCCGAGACACCACCAGCGGCGCGGAAGGTAAAGCCCTGTATAAAGCGATTCGAGATTTAGAGCCAGACTTGCCTATCATCTTACTGACCGCTTGGACGAATCTTGAAATGGCGGTAGAGCTAATTAAAGATGGTGCGGCAGACTACTTAGCTAAACCTTGGAAAGATCATAAACTCGTCACTTCAGTGAAAAACTTGCTCGAAATGCGAGAACTACAAGAGCAAGTAAGTAGCGCCGCAAATCAGCGCAATGCCAGATTACAAAAGCTAAAGGCGCAATACGACCTGTGTGGTGTGGTGGTTGCCGATCCGGCCATGTTGAGCTTGCTTGAAATGGCGACTCAGGTTGCGCACTCCGATGCGCCAATTCTGATTACAGGACCAAACGGCGCTGGGAAAGAGAAAATTGCAGAAATCGTGCAAGCCAATAGCAGCTATAAAAATCAACCCTTTATTAAAGTGAATGCCGGGGCCATTCCGGCGGACCTCATTGAGGCCGAGTTATTTGGGGTTGAAAGTGGTGCTTATACAGGCGCACAAAAATCGAGGGCTGGGCGCTTTGAAGCCGCCGATGGTGGCACCTTGTTTTTAGACGAAATCGGCAACTTGTCTTTGGCAGGTCAGCAAAAATTACTTCGGGTTTTACAAAGCGGCGAGTTTGAACGCGTTGGCAGCACGGTAACAAGAAGGGTAAATGTTAGGGTGATCAGTGCCACCAACAGTAATTTACCAGAGGCCATTCGCGCAGGCACTTTTAGAGAAGATTTGTATTATCGGATCAATATGATTGAGCTTAAATTGCCGCCACTATCTGAGAGAAAAGAAGATATTACCGTGTTAGTAGATCACTTTTTGCCTAGCAACAAGAGTTTGAGTAACGCAGCAATGAAGCAGTTAAAGCATCATACTTGGCCTGGAAACGTTAGGGAGCTTGAAAACACCATAGGTCGTGCTGTGTTGTTGAGTCCAGGTCAAGAAATCGAGTGTGCGCATTTGGCGATTCAAACACCACAACATGAAGAGCCGCTTGAATATACACAGGCAGATATCGAAGCAGCATTAGACAGCGCTGATGGCGTAGTCAGTAAAGCTGCAAGAAAGCTTGGATTAAGTCGGCAAGCACTATACCGGAGAATGGAGAAGTTTGGTTTAAAATGA
- a CDS encoding ABC transporter permease, giving the protein MKELILLAWQGLKQKLKLSALMVINLAVGITLMLTMSAIVKQSSSEVIGYKGDSLYTAGLNYFEADEDVADFRQFPRWTYQDTQALKQADLPYEYLSFNYTTEFIAGLADNSVRPISVEASATDREMFSVLDAPFIHGASWSEQNQKSGEAVAVISKNANDHLFGGANSVGQFIQVQGEQIQVVGVVDLSNYKRRFQDLSFSNNYNHDVFIPLNYAYAQNFPRTGQVTCRTDDLYTATNPRSGSVDMLKSAECGYLTVWFQYREDKKTAHLAVLKTWLNSYIEKQQAVGRFQHKNLTDFYSMGELYILIQRFMAWEAIYLTFSYLLFGICLVNTVGILLAKFQANRKLISLYRALGANRGVIMKIHFLEILMLTVASVALGFVLAFAGLELMFHLRMYQADYMALAEQVRQIYQFDGELALWTTTGIFLAVGISGLYPIYRSSRVSPAAELRG; this is encoded by the coding sequence ATGAAAGAGCTAATATTGTTAGCTTGGCAGGGATTAAAACAAAAACTCAAGCTAAGCGCACTGATGGTAATTAACCTTGCGGTTGGGATCACCTTAATGTTGACGATGTCAGCCATTGTAAAACAAAGTAGTAGCGAAGTGATTGGTTATAAGGGAGACAGCTTATATACGGCAGGTCTTAACTATTTTGAAGCCGATGAGGATGTTGCTGATTTTAGACAATTTCCTCGCTGGACTTATCAAGATACCCAAGCGCTTAAGCAAGCTGATTTACCATACGAGTATCTATCGTTTAACTACACCACAGAGTTTATTGCGGGCCTTGCTGATAACTCAGTTAGGCCTATTAGTGTAGAAGCTTCTGCTACAGATAGAGAGATGTTTAGTGTACTAGATGCGCCGTTTATTCACGGAGCTTCTTGGAGTGAACAAAACCAAAAAAGTGGCGAAGCGGTGGCTGTGATCAGTAAAAATGCTAATGACCATCTATTTGGTGGAGCGAATTCTGTCGGGCAGTTTATTCAAGTTCAAGGCGAACAAATACAAGTCGTTGGCGTGGTTGACTTAAGCAATTATAAGCGCCGCTTCCAAGATTTGAGCTTTAGTAATAATTACAATCACGATGTTTTTATTCCGTTAAATTATGCTTATGCGCAAAACTTTCCAAGAACGGGGCAAGTAACGTGCAGAACCGACGATTTATACACTGCAACCAACCCACGTAGCGGCAGTGTCGACATGCTGAAAAGTGCTGAATGTGGTTATTTGACGGTGTGGTTCCAGTACCGAGAAGACAAAAAGACGGCACATCTTGCAGTACTAAAAACGTGGTTGAATAGCTATATTGAAAAGCAACAAGCGGTTGGTCGCTTTCAACATAAAAATCTTACCGACTTTTATAGCATGGGCGAGCTCTATATTTTGATCCAGCGTTTTATGGCATGGGAAGCCATTTATCTAACGTTTTCGTATTTACTATTTGGCATTTGTTTAGTGAATACCGTTGGCATTTTGCTGGCTAAATTCCAAGCTAATCGCAAGCTTATTTCCCTTTATCGAGCGCTCGGCGCAAACCGTGGGGTAATAATGAAAATTCACTTTTTAGAGATTTTGATGCTCACGGTTGCGTCTGTAGCACTTGGCTTTGTATTGGCGTTCGCAGGGCTTGAATTAATGTTCCACTTGCGTATGTATCAGGCGGATTATATGGCCCTTGCTGAGCAAGTCCGTCAAATCTATCAGTTCGATGGTGAGCTGGCACTTTGGACGACGACAGGCATTTTCTTGGCGGTTGGGATATCTGGATTATATCCGATATACCGTAGTAGCCGTGTGTCACCAGCTGCGGAATTAAGGGGGTAA
- a CDS encoding ABC transporter ATP-binding protein: protein MLKMNEVSKIYRTDLIETHALSNVNLTIEEGEFIAVTGPSGSGKTTFLNIAGLLERFERGDYFLDGENVANLNDKKLSQLRNEKIGFIFQGFNLISDLSLYDNVEVPLIFRGIKASERKKRIEEALELVGLASRMKHHPAQLSGGQQQRVAIARALAGKPRFLLADEPTGNLDSLMARQVMDLLQEVNQAGTTLIMVTHDNELARRAGRNIQILDGELTDITKSQLTELAV, encoded by the coding sequence ATGTTAAAAATGAATGAAGTAAGCAAAATTTATCGCACAGATCTGATTGAGACCCATGCACTCAGTAATGTCAATTTAACCATTGAAGAAGGGGAGTTTATTGCGGTCACAGGCCCGTCAGGATCAGGCAAAACGACCTTTTTGAACATTGCCGGTTTGTTAGAGCGTTTTGAGCGCGGTGACTATTTTCTAGATGGTGAAAACGTTGCCAATCTTAACGATAAAAAGCTGTCACAGCTAAGAAACGAAAAAATTGGCTTTATCTTCCAAGGCTTTAATCTTATCAGCGACTTATCTTTATATGACAACGTTGAAGTCCCCCTTATTTTTAGGGGAATAAAAGCCAGTGAGCGTAAAAAGCGCATTGAAGAAGCCTTAGAACTTGTTGGACTTGCAAGCAGAATGAAGCACCACCCAGCACAGTTAAGTGGCGGGCAACAGCAGCGCGTGGCCATTGCCAGAGCGCTGGCGGGGAAACCGCGCTTCCTTTTAGCGGATGAACCAACGGGTAATTTAGACAGCTTAATGGCAAGGCAAGTGATGGATTTATTACAAGAAGTGAATCAGGCGGGCACTACATTGATTATGGTCACCCATGACAATGAGCTGGCACGACGAGCGGGTCGTAATATCCAAATTCTTGATGGTGAGCTAACCGACATCACTAAATCTCAGTTAACCGAACTGGCAGTGTAG
- a CDS encoding helix-turn-helix transcriptional regulator yields MSSKDRIILLTTLLIIAVLISFDVMTDLKEGVEIWHLIVEGAAGLLALAGVFYIFKDLFKLKQDLKSERQLTENLRLEAAQWRQQSKEYLDGLSKLINEQLDHWQLTPAEKEVAFLLLKGISLKEVANVRGTSEKTARAQSLSVYAKAGLNGRSELSAFFLEDLLPAQ; encoded by the coding sequence ATGAGCAGTAAAGACCGGATAATATTACTAACAACCCTGTTAATCATTGCGGTGTTAATTAGCTTTGATGTAATGACCGACTTAAAAGAAGGTGTTGAAATTTGGCACCTTATCGTTGAAGGAGCGGCAGGGCTGTTAGCATTAGCAGGTGTGTTTTACATTTTTAAAGATCTTTTTAAGCTTAAGCAAGATTTAAAGTCTGAGCGCCAACTAACCGAAAATTTAAGGCTGGAAGCAGCACAATGGCGACAGCAGTCAAAAGAATATTTAGATGGTTTATCTAAGCTGATTAACGAACAATTAGATCATTGGCAACTCACCCCTGCTGAGAAAGAAGTGGCTTTTTTACTACTCAAGGGTATAAGCTTAAAAGAAGTAGCAAACGTGCGTGGGACCAGTGAAAAAACCGCTCGCGCACAATCCTTGTCTGTTTATGCTAAAGCAGGTTTAAATGGCCGCTCAGAGTTATCCGCCTTTTTCTTAGAAGATTTGCTGCCGGCACAATAA
- a CDS encoding GntR family transcriptional regulator gives MAIVHKTRTQLVAEAIREKILTGEIKAGEPLRQAALADELNVSRIPVREALLQLEAEGLVNFEAHKGATVTRLSAEQIDEIFDLRALLEAELLCHSIDKLTARDLLEAEAILAELEEAMAAGDTQLATGKLNAEFHSKLYSKAQRPQTRELVDVYSKNSERYVRMHILLAGGIKTAPDEHRQLLELCRDKNTKGACDFLKKHITGAKDDIKALLLKLESEQ, from the coding sequence ATGGCGATTGTACATAAAACTCGAACTCAATTAGTTGCTGAAGCAATTCGTGAAAAAATCCTCACAGGCGAAATCAAAGCGGGCGAGCCGCTGAGGCAAGCCGCGCTGGCAGATGAGTTAAATGTAAGTCGTATTCCCGTTAGAGAAGCACTTCTGCAACTAGAAGCCGAAGGCTTAGTTAACTTTGAAGCGCACAAAGGCGCGACGGTCACACGTTTAAGCGCTGAGCAAATCGACGAAATTTTTGACCTACGCGCATTGTTGGAAGCCGAGCTTTTATGCCATTCAATCGATAAGTTAACGGCGCGCGACTTGCTAGAAGCTGAGGCCATCTTAGCCGAGCTTGAAGAAGCAATGGCAGCTGGCGATACACAACTGGCAACTGGCAAGCTTAACGCCGAATTTCACAGCAAACTCTACAGCAAAGCACAGCGCCCACAGACTCGTGAGCTGGTGGATGTGTACAGTAAAAATTCCGAGCGTTATGTGCGCATGCATATCCTACTTGCAGGTGGCATTAAAACCGCACCAGATGAACATCGCCAACTACTAGAATTGTGCCGCGATAAAAATACCAAAGGGGCCTGTGACTTTTTGAAAAAACATATCACCGGCGCAAAAGATGATATTAAAGCGCTGCTGCTAAAGCTTGAAAGCGAGCAGTAG
- a CDS encoding ABC transporter permease, which produces MAIKHILKLILKQKSIALLIILQIAITVMIVSNTAFISYATLQNWLIPSKLEEQQILNVTTRVFDTSVDVQSLIEKDIQAIEKVPGVVAASYAGRELVLNSLGPGWTIFKNTQPETDYSVFGYFGLDEKGVDVLGLELVEGRRFYASEYIKGDETTKNAGVIMISDDLASSLFGDDSALGQTVYISRQRIPHQVVGVYGGKMLGEGATYNQQPYNSGVVPEVIWGNRQRANYLVRVEEGVSERILEEVETALYHTNGRMVERVEFVARAKKRLWDGRSTFALTMAGISIIACVVTALGIVALVSFSVSLRKKDHGVLRALGASKGKVMWSLIKENTILVFIGLVLGFGLSILLYYFLMNNVRVQSVVEIPLLVGVAIFTWLVSTLAVYLPAKEAAKVSPAQVTKSS; this is translated from the coding sequence ATGGCGATTAAACATATTTTAAAATTGATCTTAAAGCAAAAAAGTATTGCACTGTTAATCATTCTACAAATCGCGATTACCGTGATGATTGTCAGCAATACGGCCTTTATCAGCTATGCGACGCTGCAAAACTGGCTAATTCCTTCCAAGTTGGAAGAGCAACAAATTCTCAATGTAACGACGCGTGTGTTTGATACCTCGGTAGACGTGCAGTCACTTATTGAAAAGGATATTCAAGCGATTGAAAAAGTGCCTGGGGTGGTTGCCGCATCTTATGCTGGTAGAGAGCTGGTATTAAACAGTTTAGGCCCTGGGTGGACGATTTTTAAAAATACTCAACCAGAAACAGACTACAGCGTGTTCGGCTACTTTGGCTTAGATGAAAAAGGCGTAGATGTACTTGGACTTGAACTGGTTGAGGGGCGTAGATTTTATGCCAGTGAATATATCAAAGGAGATGAAACAACCAAAAATGCAGGCGTTATTATGATAAGTGACGACCTTGCTTCGTCGTTATTTGGTGATGATTCTGCCCTTGGACAGACGGTGTATATTTCAAGACAGCGCATTCCACATCAAGTGGTTGGGGTATATGGAGGTAAAATGCTTGGAGAAGGAGCAACATACAATCAACAACCCTACAATTCAGGGGTTGTACCTGAAGTCATTTGGGGTAACCGTCAACGAGCCAATTATTTAGTCAGAGTCGAAGAAGGTGTGTCTGAGCGAATTTTAGAAGAAGTTGAAACGGCACTTTATCACACCAACGGACGAATGGTTGAGCGAGTTGAGTTCGTTGCTAGGGCAAAAAAACGTTTGTGGGATGGCCGTAGCACCTTTGCACTTACCATGGCAGGCATAAGCATCATCGCTTGCGTGGTCACCGCGCTTGGTATTGTCGCACTTGTCAGCTTTTCAGTTAGCCTAAGAAAGAAAGATCATGGTGTGCTTCGTGCGCTAGGTGCATCTAAAGGTAAAGTGATGTGGTCTTTAATTAAAGAAAATACAATTTTAGTCTTTATCGGTTTAGTGCTAGGCTTTGGTCTCTCGATTTTGCTTTACTATTTTTTGATGAATAATGTTCGCGTGCAAAGTGTGGTAGAGATCCCGTTATTGGTTGGGGTAGCTATTTTTACTTGGCTTGTGAGTACATTGGCGGTATACCTGCCAGCCAAAGAAGCCGCGAAAGTGTCGCCGGCACAAGTAACTAAATCGAGTTAA
- a CDS encoding cytochrome b/b6 domain-containing protein, with the protein MKRVYDLPTRCFHWLFAGCFFIAFVIGKWVDDDNALFSYHMIAGITLCFALSWRLIWGVIGSKHAKFSDFLLQPKALINYLKNSVSGENQRYAGHNPASSWASVVMMLLSICLGITGLLMITGPFDDAIEEIHEFCANAFILIVVLHLVGIVLHTIKYKDPIGKSMITGEKNLPNTEASVPKHTLLAVIYLVFILSCSTILSKNFDPVSRTTSVFGITLSLFEFEAAGENEHDEYDKHGSGSEHE; encoded by the coding sequence ATGAAACGCGTATACGACCTTCCAACTCGCTGCTTTCACTGGCTATTTGCTGGCTGTTTTTTTATTGCCTTTGTTATCGGTAAATGGGTAGACGATGATAACGCATTGTTTTCCTATCATATGATCGCAGGCATCACCTTATGTTTCGCATTATCTTGGCGGTTAATTTGGGGAGTGATAGGGAGTAAACACGCCAAGTTTTCAGACTTTTTACTGCAACCTAAAGCGTTAATTAACTATTTAAAAAATAGCGTATCAGGTGAAAACCAACGATACGCTGGGCATAACCCTGCATCTAGTTGGGCATCAGTGGTGATGATGCTGTTGAGTATTTGCCTAGGCATTACTGGTTTGTTGATGATCACAGGTCCATTTGATGATGCCATTGAAGAAATACACGAATTTTGCGCTAACGCTTTTATATTAATCGTAGTACTGCATTTAGTTGGTATTGTATTACATACCATTAAATACAAAGATCCAATTGGCAAAAGCATGATAACGGGAGAAAAAAACTTGCCAAACACCGAGGCATCGGTACCAAAGCACACTTTATTAGCAGTTATTTATTTAGTATTTATCTTAAGTTGTAGCACCATTTTATCGAAAAACTTTGATCCAGTCAGTCGAACCACATCGGTATTTGGCATAACATTAAGTTTGTTTGAATTTGAAGCTGCAGGTGAAAACGAACATGATGAATATGACAAACACGGAAGCGGATCTGAACATGAGTAA
- a CDS encoding efflux RND transporter periplasmic adaptor subunit produces the protein MIKDTSAQDKQIVKKRTIKKPVIALLAVGITLGGLTSAWPSINTILSAEQTVSREQVRLATVVRGDISEDIRVEGRTLAANNPDLYAIASGTVTLNVKPGDAIKAGQTLLSIDSPELTNRLLQEEATFERLKTEVERQRISIKQQLLDTKQRMEMAKVDLEAAEREMARSKQSIEKQIISKLELEQSMVELKRAQLQERHAIDSLKLEQERLAFELKSSELSLTRQQHILEEVQRQVAALNIVSPLSGIVGTVHVQQKQFVQRDAALISLVDLSELEVEAQIPEIYADNLGVGMAAEVFINQYQYHAKLVAISPEIEAGRVSARVRFDEQPSGLRQNQKVSTRIILSQKQDVLKVRRGAFVETGAGRFTYAVVGEQADQTPIQLGVKSISEVEIIEGLSEGQEIVISSLEPFNNKARVLLGK, from the coding sequence ATGATTAAAGATACAAGTGCGCAAGACAAACAAATCGTAAAGAAGCGAACCATAAAAAAGCCTGTGATTGCGTTGTTGGCCGTTGGCATCACCTTAGGTGGATTAACTAGTGCTTGGCCAAGCATTAACACGATTTTATCTGCAGAGCAGACGGTATCGCGGGAGCAAGTACGTCTCGCCACGGTAGTGAGAGGTGATATCAGCGAAGATATTCGCGTTGAAGGGCGTACGCTCGCTGCGAATAACCCAGACCTATACGCCATTGCATCGGGCACAGTGACATTAAACGTTAAACCCGGTGATGCCATCAAAGCGGGGCAAACGTTGCTTAGCATCGACAGTCCGGAGTTGACTAACCGTTTACTACAAGAAGAGGCGACATTTGAACGCTTAAAGACGGAAGTTGAGCGCCAACGGATCTCGATTAAACAGCAGCTACTCGATACCAAACAACGCATGGAAATGGCGAAAGTAGACCTAGAAGCGGCAGAGCGGGAAATGGCGCGCTCAAAACAGAGCATCGAAAAGCAAATTATCTCAAAACTAGAGCTTGAACAGTCAATGGTTGAACTTAAGCGCGCGCAACTACAAGAGCGGCACGCCATCGATTCGCTAAAGCTTGAGCAAGAGCGACTCGCGTTTGAGCTAAAAAGTAGTGAGCTGAGCCTAACCAGACAACAGCATATTTTAGAAGAAGTGCAGCGTCAGGTAGCCGCACTTAACATTGTATCGCCGTTGTCAGGTATTGTTGGTACGGTGCATGTCCAGCAAAAGCAGTTTGTACAGCGAGATGCGGCGTTAATCTCCTTGGTTGACCTTTCAGAGCTTGAGGTTGAAGCGCAAATACCAGAAATTTACGCCGACAATCTAGGAGTCGGCATGGCCGCTGAAGTATTTATCAATCAATACCAATATCATGCGAAGCTGGTCGCTATTTCCCCTGAAATCGAAGCTGGCCGTGTCAGTGCGCGAGTACGCTTTGATGAACAACCAAGTGGTCTTCGCCAAAACCAAAAGGTATCTACAAGAATTATTCTGTCGCAAAAGCAAGACGTGCTCAAAGTAAGGCGTGGTGCATTTGTTGAAACTGGCGCTGGGCGTTTTACCTATGCGGTTGTCGGTGAGCAGGCTGATCAAACCCCCATTCAGCTCGGTGTAAAAAGTATCTCTGAAGTAGAGATTATCGAGGGCCTGAGTGAAGGACAAGAAATCGTGATCTCAAGTTTAGAACCGTTCAATAACAAAGCGCGAGTGCTACTCGGGAAGTAG
- a CDS encoding propionyl-CoA synthetase yields MTTATYQQAYHTFTQDPEAFWLNEATRLDWHTPPKIGHTQDQEGLSHWFSDGLMNTSYLALDHHVHQGRGEQAALIYDSPVTNTKRTISYRELLSQVSHFAAGLNQLGVSVGDRVVIYMPMVPEAVVAMLACARIGAIHSVVFGGFAPHELAVRIDDAKPKLVISASCGIEIDRTIEYKPMLDEALSLAKHQVEHCIVLQREAYQAQMSSPRDVDWTVVANTPESFDAVPLPSTHPLYILYTSGTTGTPKGVVREQGGHAVALNYSMKTVYGMEPGEVFWAASDIGWVVGHSYIVYGPLIYGCASVLYEGKPIKTPDAGAFWRVVEEYQVAALFSAPTAFRAIKKEDPSAALLANYNTSSLKTLFLAGERLDPATYDWLQSTTKLPIIDHWWQTETGWAIACNPVGIELMPTKAGSATVPTPGYQVEILDVDGSPCEANQQGVVAVKLPLPPGCLTTIWNNTARFKGSYLAQYPGYYLSGDGGYFDEDGYLFIMGRTDDVINVAGHRLSTGEMEEIVAGHQAIAECAVFAGKDELKGQVPIAMVVLKDGVSTTEVAIAEEIRSLIREKIGAIASLKTIKVVERLPKTRSGKILRKNLRQLVDGEDIVVPSTIDDPAIIEELKQLWDVSQHQ; encoded by the coding sequence ATGACAACAGCAACCTATCAACAGGCATACCACACATTTACCCAAGACCCAGAGGCGTTTTGGCTCAACGAAGCGACACGGCTTGATTGGCATACGCCACCAAAAATCGGACATACCCAAGACCAAGAGGGGCTGAGTCATTGGTTTAGTGATGGCTTGATGAATACCAGTTATTTGGCACTCGACCATCATGTACACCAAGGCCGAGGCGAGCAAGCCGCGCTAATTTATGACTCGCCGGTGACGAATACCAAACGCACAATTAGCTATCGTGAGTTGCTCTCTCAAGTGAGCCATTTTGCGGCTGGCTTAAATCAGCTTGGTGTAAGTGTTGGTGATAGGGTGGTTATTTATATGCCCATGGTGCCTGAGGCGGTCGTTGCTATGCTTGCATGTGCGCGCATTGGTGCTATTCATTCGGTGGTGTTTGGCGGCTTTGCGCCCCATGAGCTTGCGGTGAGAATAGACGATGCTAAGCCAAAACTGGTGATCAGCGCCTCTTGCGGAATTGAAATAGACCGTACCATTGAATACAAACCTATGCTGGATGAAGCGCTGTCGTTGGCAAAGCATCAAGTTGAACATTGTATTGTTTTACAGCGTGAGGCATACCAAGCGCAGATGTCATCGCCAAGAGATGTAGACTGGACGGTGGTGGCAAACACGCCAGAATCCTTTGATGCAGTGCCGTTACCTAGCACCCACCCGCTTTATATTTTATATACCTCCGGCACCACAGGTACGCCCAAAGGAGTAGTGCGAGAGCAGGGCGGCCACGCAGTGGCATTAAACTATAGTATGAAAACCGTTTACGGCATGGAGCCCGGTGAAGTGTTTTGGGCTGCATCCGACATTGGCTGGGTTGTGGGGCATTCTTATATTGTTTATGGCCCGCTGATTTATGGTTGCGCTAGCGTATTATACGAAGGAAAACCGATTAAAACTCCAGATGCAGGGGCGTTTTGGCGAGTGGTCGAAGAATACCAAGTGGCAGCACTTTTTAGTGCACCGACAGCATTTCGTGCCATTAAAAAAGAAGACCCGAGTGCAGCACTTTTAGCTAACTACAATACCAGCAGCTTAAAAACCTTATTTTTAGCTGGTGAGCGACTCGATCCCGCCACCTACGACTGGCTACAATCAACCACAAAGCTGCCGATAATTGATCACTGGTGGCAAACCGAAACAGGCTGGGCTATTGCGTGTAACCCAGTTGGGATTGAATTGATGCCAACTAAGGCGGGTAGTGCAACTGTTCCCACGCCCGGCTATCAAGTTGAGATCCTTGATGTAGACGGCAGTCCTTGTGAGGCGAATCAACAAGGCGTTGTTGCGGTAAAATTGCCACTTCCTCCCGGTTGTTTAACCACTATTTGGAATAACACAGCACGCTTTAAGGGCAGTTACTTGGCACAATACCCCGGTTATTACCTCTCTGGCGACGGCGGTTATTTTGATGAAGATGGATATCTGTTTATTATGGGCCGCACCGATGACGTAATAAACGTAGCCGGACATAGACTGTCAACCGGTGAAATGGAAGAAATCGTTGCAGGTCATCAAGCAATTGCAGAATGCGCCGTATTTGCCGGTAAAGATGAGTTAAAAGGCCAAGTGCCCATTGCTATGGTGGTATTGAAAGATGGCGTAAGCACTACAGAAGTGGCCATTGCAGAGGAAATAAGAAGCCTGATCCGCGAAAAGATCGGCGCGATTGCCAGCCTTAAAACCATTAAAGTAGTCGAACGTTTACCCAAAACCCGTTCGGGTAAAATTCTCAGAAAGAACCTGCGCCAGCTAGTGGACGGAGAAGACATCGTCGTACCATCGACCATTGACGATCCCGCCATTATTGAAGAGTTGAAGCAATTGTGGGATGTGAGCCAACATCAATAG